A section of the Pan paniscus chromosome 7, NHGRI_mPanPan1-v2.0_pri, whole genome shotgun sequence genome encodes:
- the CHRNA6 gene encoding neuronal acetylcholine receptor subunit alpha-6 isoform X1, which yields MLTSKGQGFLHGGLCLWLCVFTPFFKGCVGCATEERLFHKLFSHYNQFIRPVENVSDPVTVHFEVAITQLANVDEVNQIMETNLWLRHIWNDYKLRWDPMEYDGIETLRVPADKIWKPDIVLYNNAVGDFQVEGKTKALLKYNGMITWTPPAIFKSSCPMDITFFPFDHQNCSLKFGSWTYDKAEIDLLIIGSKVDMNDFWENSEWEIIDASGYKHDIKYNCCEEIYTDITYSFYIRRLPMFYTINLIIPCLFISFLTVLVFYLPSDCGEKVTLCISVLLSLTVFLLVITETIPSTSLVVPLVGEYLLFTMIFVTLSIVVTVFVLNIHYRTPTTHTMPRWVKTVFLKLLPQVLLMRWPLDKTRGTGSDAVPRGLARRPAKGKLASHGEPRHLKECFHCHKSNELATSKRRLSHQPLQWVVENSEHSPEVEDVISSVQFIAENMKSHNETKEVEDDWKYVAMVVDRVFLWVFIIVCVFGTAGLFLQPLLGNTGKS from the exons ATGCTGACCAGCAAGGGGCAGGGATTCCTTCATGGGGGCTTGTGTCTCTGGCTGTGTGTGTTCACACCTTTCTTTAAAG GCTGTGTGGGCTGTGCAACTGAGGAGAGGCTCTTCCACAAACTGTTTTCTCATTACAACCAGTTCATCAGGCCTGTGGAAAACGTTTCCGACCCTGTCACGGTACACTTTGAAGTGGCCATCACCcagctggccaacgtg GATGAAGTAAACCAGATCATGGAAACCAATTTGTGGCTGCGTCAC atCTGGAATGATTATAAATTGCGCTGGGATCCAATGGAATATGATGGCATTGAGACTCTTCGCGTTCCTGCAGATAAGATTTGGAAGCCCGACATTGTTCTCTATAACAA TGCTGTTGGTGACTTCCAAGTAGAAGGCAAAACAAAAGCTCTTCTTAAATACAATGGCATGATAACCTGGACTCCACCAGCTATTTTTAAGAGTTCCTGCCCTATGGATATCACCTTTTTCCCTTTTGATCATCAAAACTGTTCCCTAAAATTTGGTTCCTGGACGTATGACAAAGCTGAAATTGATCTTCTAATCATTGGATCAAAAGTGGATATGAATGATTTTTGGGAAAACAGTGAATGGGAAATCATTGATGCTTCTGGCTACAAACATGACATCAAATACAACTGTTGTGAAGAGATATACACAGATATAACCTATTCTTTCTACATTAGAAGATTGCCAATGTTTTACACGATTAATCTGATCATCCCTTgtctctttatttcatttctaacCGTGTTGGTCTTTTACCTTCCTTCGGACTGTGGTGAAAAAGTGACGCTTTGTATTTCAGTCCTGCTTTCTCTGACTGTGTTTTTGCTGGTCATCACAGAAACCATCCCATCCACATCTCTGGTGGTCCCACTGGTGGGTGAGTACCTGCTGTTCACCATGATCTTTGTCACACTGTCCATCGTGGTGACTGTGTTTGTGTTGAACATACACTACCGCACCCCAACCACGCACACAATGCCCAGGTGGGTGAAGACAGTTTTCCTGAAGCTGCTGCCCCAGGTCCTGCTGATGAGGTGGCCTCTGGACAAGACAAGGGGCACAGGCTCTGATGCAGTGCCCAGAGGCCTTGCCAGGAGGCCTGCCAAAGGCAAGCTTGCAAGCCATGGGGAACCCAGACATCTTAAAGAATGCTTCCATTGTCACAAATCAAATGAGCTTGCCACAAGCAAGAGAAGATTAAGTCATCAGCCATTACAGTGGGTGGTGGAAAATTCGGAGCACTCGCCTGAAGTTGAAGATGTGATTAGCAGTGTTCAGTTCATAGCAGAAAACATGAAGAGCCACAATGAAACCAAGGAG gTAGAAGATGACTGGAAATACGTGGCCATGGTGGTGGACAGAGTATTTCTTTGGGTATTTATAATTGTCTGTGTATTTGGAACTGCAGGGCTATTTCTACAGCCACTACTTGGGAACACAGGaaaatcttaa
- the CHRNA6 gene encoding neuronal acetylcholine receptor subunit alpha-6 isoform X2, producing MLTSKGQGFLHGGLCLWLCVFTPFFKGCVGCATEERLFHKLFSHYNQFIRPVENVSDPVTVHFEVAITQLANVIWNDYKLRWDPMEYDGIETLRVPADKIWKPDIVLYNNAVGDFQVEGKTKALLKYNGMITWTPPAIFKSSCPMDITFFPFDHQNCSLKFGSWTYDKAEIDLLIIGSKVDMNDFWENSEWEIIDASGYKHDIKYNCCEEIYTDITYSFYIRRLPMFYTINLIIPCLFISFLTVLVFYLPSDCGEKVTLCISVLLSLTVFLLVITETIPSTSLVVPLVGEYLLFTMIFVTLSIVVTVFVLNIHYRTPTTHTMPRWVKTVFLKLLPQVLLMRWPLDKTRGTGSDAVPRGLARRPAKGKLASHGEPRHLKECFHCHKSNELATSKRRLSHQPLQWVVENSEHSPEVEDVISSVQFIAENMKSHNETKEVEDDWKYVAMVVDRVFLWVFIIVCVFGTAGLFLQPLLGNTGKS from the exons ATGCTGACCAGCAAGGGGCAGGGATTCCTTCATGGGGGCTTGTGTCTCTGGCTGTGTGTGTTCACACCTTTCTTTAAAG GCTGTGTGGGCTGTGCAACTGAGGAGAGGCTCTTCCACAAACTGTTTTCTCATTACAACCAGTTCATCAGGCCTGTGGAAAACGTTTCCGACCCTGTCACGGTACACTTTGAAGTGGCCATCACCcagctggccaacgtg atCTGGAATGATTATAAATTGCGCTGGGATCCAATGGAATATGATGGCATTGAGACTCTTCGCGTTCCTGCAGATAAGATTTGGAAGCCCGACATTGTTCTCTATAACAA TGCTGTTGGTGACTTCCAAGTAGAAGGCAAAACAAAAGCTCTTCTTAAATACAATGGCATGATAACCTGGACTCCACCAGCTATTTTTAAGAGTTCCTGCCCTATGGATATCACCTTTTTCCCTTTTGATCATCAAAACTGTTCCCTAAAATTTGGTTCCTGGACGTATGACAAAGCTGAAATTGATCTTCTAATCATTGGATCAAAAGTGGATATGAATGATTTTTGGGAAAACAGTGAATGGGAAATCATTGATGCTTCTGGCTACAAACATGACATCAAATACAACTGTTGTGAAGAGATATACACAGATATAACCTATTCTTTCTACATTAGAAGATTGCCAATGTTTTACACGATTAATCTGATCATCCCTTgtctctttatttcatttctaacCGTGTTGGTCTTTTACCTTCCTTCGGACTGTGGTGAAAAAGTGACGCTTTGTATTTCAGTCCTGCTTTCTCTGACTGTGTTTTTGCTGGTCATCACAGAAACCATCCCATCCACATCTCTGGTGGTCCCACTGGTGGGTGAGTACCTGCTGTTCACCATGATCTTTGTCACACTGTCCATCGTGGTGACTGTGTTTGTGTTGAACATACACTACCGCACCCCAACCACGCACACAATGCCCAGGTGGGTGAAGACAGTTTTCCTGAAGCTGCTGCCCCAGGTCCTGCTGATGAGGTGGCCTCTGGACAAGACAAGGGGCACAGGCTCTGATGCAGTGCCCAGAGGCCTTGCCAGGAGGCCTGCCAAAGGCAAGCTTGCAAGCCATGGGGAACCCAGACATCTTAAAGAATGCTTCCATTGTCACAAATCAAATGAGCTTGCCACAAGCAAGAGAAGATTAAGTCATCAGCCATTACAGTGGGTGGTGGAAAATTCGGAGCACTCGCCTGAAGTTGAAGATGTGATTAGCAGTGTTCAGTTCATAGCAGAAAACATGAAGAGCCACAATGAAACCAAGGAG gTAGAAGATGACTGGAAATACGTGGCCATGGTGGTGGACAGAGTATTTCTTTGGGTATTTATAATTGTCTGTGTATTTGGAACTGCAGGGCTATTTCTACAGCCACTACTTGGGAACACAGGaaaatcttaa